The window ctctggGATTTTGAAAGGTTCGCTCCGAATGCTGTCATACAGTTTCTGAGCAGAAACAAATTGAATgggtaagagaaaaaaaaaacacacgtcATAAATTTGCAGCCAACCGTCTACTGAACATAACTATTGAGCAAAATCGTTGGAAATTTAAACGCTCAAATGTCAAGATGCAAAAGTCTAGTTAAGTCCAGACAACAGGGGTAAACGTTTCCAGCTATACTGCAGGCGTTAATTACATATTATTCCATTCACTCAAACtgaaacacctgtgtgtgtgtgtgtgtgtgtgtgtgtgtgtgtgtgtgtgtgttggtgtgttatATCAGTTTAGAGCGACACTGAATCACTTGTTTTCCATGAGAGTCCCAACACTGTTGTGTTCACGGATCTTTAACCCCACCAGCCCAAAGCCTGTGATGACGTTTAACATAACCACCTCCTACAGACTACTGATAACTGCGACTGATCTGCAGGTGGAAACTGgtcagattttgtgtgtgtgtgtgtgtgtgtgtgtgtgtgcttttgttccAGATGATGTGGTGATTGTGAGAGATTGGCGTTATTTTCTAAAGCAAGCTAAGTACTAAGTGGTTCTGCAGAGTATAATCTATCTAATTTTAGCGCTAAGTGTTTGATTaattttacattctttttaaaactaaaattgaaCTAAATGTAATATCAGCATCTGAAATCCTACACAGAGTAACATGTAAGGTATTTATGATATCTTTTATCAGTGACCCCTAATAGGGGTGTAAGACTATAaagctggtgatattctatagtTTTCGTGTTGTCagtaaatcccatgaaaacacaccaaaaccaacaaagagCTGATCCTGCCAACAAGTATTATCTGGGTTGTCAAAACCAGatatattttattcctctgcctTGGTGCTCCACTGTCCACTGGTaagaaagtcagaaagtatcGGGAGGCaggctgaaaatgaaatctgaaatcGGTTAGTGTGAGGTTGAGCTGAGATGTTTGGAGAGAGTTACTCAAGCCAAGCtcagacatttttattcttcagtttgttttgcatTCCATTGGATTTTGTATTAAACGCCACAAGAAACACAGTGGACCTTGTTTAATGTGTTGTACTGAGCCATGATCTGGCTGTATTGTTACACCATTAGGGGCTAATAATCAAATTCAAAGGGGTAAAACTAGATGACCATTTTACTTCCAGAAGCTGATATGTCAGTCGTGTTACCGAGCGGGTTATTGCCTCCCGGTCTCTGGGTTAGACACCGTGATCGGCCGGACGTCCTTACCGAGAGGAGATCATCGGGTAGATCCTCTCCGTTGTTGATGCCTCTGTTCATGGAGAAGAAGCGCTCCAGAGTGGTCTTGTCCTTCACATTGGGGTTGTGGAGGCTGGTGTTGAGCATGATTATGGCAAAGGACAGGATGTAGCACGTGTCTgcagtgcacaaacacacgcaaagAGGAAGTAAAGCACGTAACGCTATAACCGACTTCCCATGAATACAGAgtcagagaagaggagaaaagtctggaagtaaaaaaaggaatcaaggaagttttttttttttttgtcatccgGGAACATGTTGGTATATTAAAGGGAATGAAATTAGGTGCTCAGGTCAGAGAGACAAGCTCAGAGAGAGATGACGTGCTCAGTCAAACACTCTtacgcacgcacagacacattttctctcacGCAGTCAGAAGAGGAAGCGGTCACGCGCATTTTTGTTGAAGCTCACCGGCCGACTGGAAGACGTGAGTGTTGCAGTCGCAGTAGCGCGTGGCGAAGGCCTCCATCATACGGTCGATCTTTTGGGCTTCACCAGGCAGACGGAAACTCCACAGAaactgtctgtctcacacacacacacacacacacaccacaacaacATGAAACCTCTGCATGGCATGCATGCGTGCTTATTGAGGTGTGTGGCCAGTATGTGAACTGTAGATACACCACatagagagtgagagtgtgtgttggcaGCGGCTGCACTGTGCACAGCATCGGAAGTGTTGTCTTTAATTCAATACTAGATTATACAGTAGTGATTTGTAACAACTCTCCTTCTAATTTTAATGTTCTTGTATTTTccttgaatatttatttaattcaactTCCTCTTACTTCACTAcctttattgctttttatttattgttctttattttattaatgtatcaCTATATTTCTTTGATGGCCGTAGTTAGTGGCCGCTTTGCGGAACATACAATCAGCTACTAAAGTCTGCCCTGAAAAACGTTCCGTACTTTTCCTGAAAAGGGGCAATCCAGCTATTTAGCGCTGCGCTTCCTTAAAGTTGGAGGACTTGCAAAGAGTCAGATTTACAAAACCTGAGAATCAACAGCCGCGCCACCGGCTCCGAGAGGCCGCGGCCAAGGTAAATATTGAACTTTATGTCCTCAGTATGTGTCCAGCTCAAAAAACTTTGGATCCCAcgtttcccataatgcaactaaTAGTGTCCTTTCAAAGAGAGCCAAAGTGACGTAGTGACATCCAGGCTAACCTCTGTTCTATTAGCTtcagtacaaaaacacagatttttttttaatcagtctttctgaaaaaatgaaatgtgttccTCGGGGTTACTTTCCATATCCTAGGACAAATTTCCATCCACTACAGCAGTTCCTTTAAGAAGTCGAAACCCCTGCCATTTTGGCAAAGTTCAACAACGATTACTCTTCTGAAGTCGtcgtttttgggttttttttccagctttacTAGTGGTAATCCCTGCCTTCTAAAAACTTCTACAGTGTTCGTTCTTCTCTGTCCCGCTGATATTACAGACATGTCTGTGCAGCCCTGACCCGCATCCCGCAAACACCTAGGGCTTATGGCAAATGATGCCCGTCCAAGGTCGCTAAAAATCCTAAATACCCGATAACGATATTAGatcgtttttcaaaaaaaaaactaccgtCCTTATCTAGACACCTGAAGCGAAGCCGCGCGACATGCTGTTGAGAAaaggctggatttttatttataagcATTGTTACAAGTTCTGGTATAACTTCAGCCTCCACCTGGTAAATGCCCACAGGTTTGAAACTTCACACCCCTCACTTTGTGATGCAGGACTTCTCTTGTACATTTCTAGCCACCAATCCACGGCTGTCATCACCTCCGACCTCCCCCGCAGAGCCACACACGTCACCAAGCGGCTCTTCTCCCAGGTTGAGTAGTTCTCCCCCTGACGAGTAGACTGACTTTTATGTGTGAAACTAGGGGcgtgctgcttttttttgttcgCAGGCCCTTTTACCCGGAAGGCAGTATTGTTACACTGTGGTGTTGGTCCAGTCCAACATTGCTCTAAATTGGTCATTTCAGCAACCCAGTTGACTCCCAATAACATAACTAAAATGTactttgtaatatttgtaatatttaattctGATGGTAATCTCACCTTTGTTCTTGTTTAGCAGCCTGCACATAATGTAATGTAGGCGCCTTAACTTTTACAATCGGATAGTCAATTGATGCACCCGCAGTAGGTGTCTATTGGTAACACCTTGATCTGTGTAAAGGTTCCTGTTGATTCTGTAAATGAAGATGTTGATAAATGAAGGTCGGGGACGGGACAGGGGTGAAGATGATGAGAGCTAACCTGAGGGCCTGGACCAGGTTGAGGTTGGACAACTCGTGCAGCTCCACAAAGGCCTTCAGGGTCTGGAGGTGGAGCTCCTCCCTGTGggacagaagggggggggggcatgaagCCAGAGGGAAGTATTCACCTTGCTGGAACCTGCCTTTACAATCCCTCTGTTCCACTCCAACTAACTTTTTTACTCCCCTTCCTTCACCCCCTCATTTTTCCTCATATGAGTATCATCTTTCCCTGTCACGAATTTTTTCTTTCGCTTTTCCTTCCTCCATTATTACTCCCTGCCCTGTCTCCTCTCTTATCTACCTGGTATTTATTTCCTGTCCGtccactctctcctcttcctcacctttcTCCAAGAAATTCTCCAATTGCTGTCTTGTTGAGTCCCTCCTCCTTGTATAGGAACTCAGCGATGGACTGAGCACTACCATCCAGCAGCTTATTCTCCACCAGGTAATTGATACCCTGCAAGGAATCATGCATAATAACACAGAGTAGATtgt is drawn from Xiphias gladius isolate SHS-SW01 ecotype Sanya breed wild chromosome 15, ASM1685928v1, whole genome shotgun sequence and contains these coding sequences:
- the cyth4b gene encoding cytohesin 4b isoform X3; this encodes MGRRNSTWTLKRVSITWWRISCWMVVLSPSLSSYTRRRDSTRQQLENFLEKGEEEERVDGQEINTREELHLQTLKAFVELHELSNLNLVQALRQFLWSFRLPGEAQKIDRMMEAFATRYCDCNTHVFQSADTCYILSFAIIMLNTSLHNPNVKDKTTLERFFSMNRGINNGEDLPDDLLSKLYDSIRSEPFKIPEDDGNDLTHTFFNPDREGWLLKLGGRVKTWKRRWFILTDNCLYYFEFTTDKEPRGIIPLENLCVREVPYPRKSYCLELYNPNSRGQKIKACKTETDGRVVEGKHQSYTICAASAEERDSWIEAIRASITKDPFYDLVSVRKKKVINQAPQD